The following proteins are encoded in a genomic region of Euryarchaeota archaeon:
- a CDS encoding Kae1-associated serine/threonine protein kinase: MKKRLGPASRKEAKREANGRVAKRGGAAKTTKGRLRGKTGPEIRQARGRARTGPKARQDQGRVTTGTGASSLALEKGSVRGAEATLTMVDSNGRPAVEKRRIPKIYRHREIDSRLRRERTRLEARLLHDARSAGCRTPIIYDVDLVAGVITMERLPGRRLKDVLDSSGAAAAKPLLEAAGSAVARLHASGIIHGDLTTSNMLVTDGSIALIDFGLGAFSVDIEDMGTDLHAFQESLTASHAVGAAGFRHVMNGYARGRSAKAVARRLTRIAKRGRYKGGE; encoded by the coding sequence ATGAAGAAGCGCCTTGGACCGGCCAGTCGCAAGGAAGCGAAGCGCGAGGCGAATGGCCGCGTCGCGAAGCGTGGAGGGGCCGCAAAGACGACCAAAGGCCGGCTGCGGGGAAAGACGGGCCCGGAGATCCGACAAGCCCGGGGCCGGGCAAGAACGGGCCCGAAGGCCCGACAAGACCAGGGCAGGGTAACGACTGGCACGGGCGCCTCGAGCCTCGCCTTGGAAAAGGGGTCGGTGCGCGGCGCGGAGGCGACGCTCACAATGGTCGATTCCAACGGGCGCCCCGCCGTGGAGAAGCGCCGTATCCCGAAGATTTACCGGCATCGTGAGATCGATTCGCGGTTGCGTCGGGAAAGGACCAGGCTCGAAGCGCGCCTGTTGCACGACGCGCGCTCCGCCGGTTGCCGGACGCCGATAATCTACGACGTGGACCTAGTCGCGGGCGTCATCACGATGGAGCGGTTGCCCGGAAGGAGGCTAAAGGACGTCCTCGACTCGTCCGGTGCGGCAGCGGCGAAGCCCCTCTTGGAGGCGGCCGGTTCCGCGGTCGCACGCCTTCACGCCAGCGGCATCATCCATGGGGACCTCACCACAAGCAATATGCTCGTGACGGACGGGTCCATCGCGTTGATCGACTTCGGGCTCGGCGCTTTCTCAGTGGACATCGAGGACATGGGCACCGACCTCCACGCCTTCCAGGAATCGCTCACCGCCTCGCACGCCGTCGGGGCCGCGGGGTTCCGGCACGTGATGAATGGCTACGCGAGGGGGAGATCGGCGAAGGCGGTCGCGAGAAGACTTACGCGAATCGCCAAGCGGGGCAGGTACAAGGGTGGAGAGTGA
- a CDS encoding tetratricopeptide repeat protein produces MTATGKDPRRRLGEGLDEAERLYLKNHNKELDELSSSLVEAFPQSREAWEFLAYARNAMKDPSGSLAAYQRAIDIAPEDFEFYDRRDIFLSSEYKQDDRITRMVENWEQYLTRHPEDADVWLLLARLYVAKRRYDAVAEAAQRILALEPGNRKAEILLARAEARSARQG; encoded by the coding sequence TTGACCGCCACCGGGAAGGACCCGCGGCGAAGGCTCGGAGAAGGCCTTGACGAGGCCGAGCGCCTTTACCTCAAGAACCACAACAAGGAACTCGACGAGCTGTCGAGCTCGTTGGTGGAAGCGTTCCCGCAGTCTCGCGAGGCGTGGGAGTTCCTAGCCTACGCGAGGAACGCGATGAAGGATCCCTCGGGCTCGCTTGCCGCCTACCAGCGCGCAATAGACATCGCGCCGGAGGATTTCGAGTTCTACGACCGGCGCGACATTTTCCTGTCGAGCGAATACAAACAGGACGACCGGATCACTCGAATGGTGGAGAATTGGGAGCAGTATTTGACAAGGCACCCGGAGGACGCGGACGTCTGGTTGCTCCTCGCCCGACTCTACGTCGCCAAACGACGTTACGACGCCGTCGCGGAGGCGGCACAGCGCATCCTCGCCTTGGAACCCGGGAACCGGAAAGCAGAGATCCTCCTCGCCCGGGCCGAGGCAAGATCGGCAAGACAAGGATGA
- a CDS encoding XTP/dITP diphosphatase, whose protein sequence is MPVPLTFVTSNAGKFHEAETLLSASRVVLRHSTVKTVEIQADSLEEVAQAKLLQLRGEVEPPFFVDDAGLFVDALAGFPGVYSAYVSRTIGCRGLLKLLHGVAERGARFEAVIAYLEDANSDPLVFEGSCTGSITTETRGTRGFGFDPVFSPEGSTLTFSELETGAKNALSHRGRALSKFASYHDDE, encoded by the coding sequence GTGCCGGTCCCGCTCACGTTCGTCACGTCCAATGCAGGCAAGTTCCACGAGGCGGAGACTCTGCTCTCGGCCTCGCGGGTCGTTCTTCGCCACTCGACCGTCAAGACCGTGGAGATCCAGGCGGATTCCCTGGAGGAGGTCGCCCAGGCGAAACTCCTGCAGCTACGCGGGGAGGTGGAGCCGCCGTTCTTCGTCGACGACGCAGGTCTCTTCGTTGACGCGCTCGCGGGGTTTCCCGGAGTGTACTCGGCGTACGTCTCACGGACTATCGGCTGCCGGGGCTTACTCAAACTTCTTCATGGTGTGGCCGAGCGCGGAGCGCGTTTCGAGGCCGTCATCGCCTACCTCGAGGACGCGAACTCGGATCCGCTGGTGTTCGAGGGCAGTTGCACGGGATCGATCACCACGGAGACGAGGGGAACGCGAGGCTTCGGTTTCGACCCCGTGTTCAGCCCCGAGGGCTCGACCCTCACCTTTTCCGAACTGGAAACCGGCGCCAAGAACGCCCTGAGCCACCGGGGTCGAGCACTCTCGAAGTTCGCCTCGTATCATGACGACGAGTGA
- the ffh gene encoding signal recognition particle protein, whose product MVLDNLGDSLRKTLAKVANATRIDADLVKEVVRDIQRALLQADVNVKLVLQITKRIEDRSLTEKPKPGAHPREHVVRIVYEELVAILGKPREVAVRSQRIMLLGLYGQGKTTTAGKLAKYFQKKGLRPALIAADVHRPAAYDQLKQLSEQVKCPFYGEPGVTDAPGIVKRGLAAIKGDVFIVDTAGRHSLDDELMKEIEAVARIVNPQEKLLVLDAQVGQQAGPQAKAFATSVAGLTGVIVTKLDGTAKAGGALSAVAETGAPIVFIGVGEHVDDFEKFDSARFISRLLGMGDIQTLLEKAQEVVEDEAEAERAAKKIMSGKFTLRDMRDQMDMLTQMGPLSKVMDMIPGISGAKAKMPAGHMDETQARLKRFRVVMDSMTEEELENPDEIKGTRIARIAKGAGVTPKEVKDLLKYYETSKRAVKSFAGNKKMQKKLMEQFGGMEEN is encoded by the coding sequence ATGGTCCTCGATAACTTAGGCGACTCGTTGCGAAAGACCCTCGCCAAGGTCGCCAACGCGACGCGCATCGACGCCGACCTCGTGAAGGAGGTGGTCCGCGACATCCAGCGAGCCCTGCTGCAGGCGGACGTCAACGTGAAACTGGTCCTCCAGATAACGAAACGGATCGAGGACCGCAGCCTCACCGAGAAGCCAAAGCCGGGTGCGCACCCGCGAGAGCACGTGGTGCGTATAGTCTACGAGGAACTTGTGGCGATTCTCGGCAAGCCCCGTGAGGTCGCGGTGCGCTCCCAACGGATAATGCTCCTCGGGCTCTACGGCCAAGGCAAGACGACGACCGCCGGAAAGTTGGCCAAGTACTTCCAGAAGAAAGGGCTGCGGCCCGCCTTGATCGCCGCCGACGTGCACAGACCGGCCGCATACGATCAATTGAAGCAATTGAGCGAACAGGTGAAATGCCCCTTCTACGGAGAACCGGGTGTCACCGACGCGCCGGGGATCGTGAAGCGCGGCCTCGCCGCGATCAAGGGGGACGTCTTCATCGTCGATACGGCCGGCCGGCACAGTCTCGACGATGAACTGATGAAAGAGATCGAGGCGGTCGCACGCATCGTGAACCCGCAGGAGAAACTCCTGGTGCTTGATGCCCAAGTGGGCCAACAAGCGGGTCCGCAGGCGAAGGCGTTCGCAACGTCGGTCGCGGGTCTCACTGGCGTCATCGTCACGAAACTGGACGGCACGGCCAAGGCCGGAGGCGCCCTTTCCGCCGTCGCCGAAACGGGCGCTCCCATCGTGTTCATCGGGGTGGGGGAGCACGTCGACGATTTCGAGAAGTTCGATTCGGCAAGGTTCATATCGCGCCTCCTCGGGATGGGCGACATACAGACGCTTCTTGAGAAGGCCCAGGAGGTCGTCGAGGACGAGGCGGAGGCGGAGCGGGCCGCGAAGAAGATCATGAGCGGGAAGTTCACGCTTCGTGACATGCGCGACCAGATGGACATGCTCACCCAGATGGGCCCGTTGTCGAAGGTCATGGACATGATCCCCGGCATTAGCGGCGCCAAGGCGAAGATGCCGGCCGGCCACATGGACGAAACACAGGCGCGCCTCAAGCGGTTCCGCGTCGTCATGGACTCGATGACCGAGGAGGAGTTGGAGAACCCGGACGAGATCAAGGGCACGAGGATCGCTCGGATCGCGAAGGGCGCAGGGGTGACGCCGAAGGAAGTAAAAGACCTCCTAAAGTACTACGAGACCAGCAAAAGGGCCGTGAAGTCGTTCGCCGGCAACAAGAAGATGCAGAAGAAATTGATGGAGCAATTCGGGGGGATGGAGGAAAACTAG
- a CDS encoding DUF63 family protein, which produces MRETPEGWRSIYEQNAALVWLAVLAVPLLFIGAGFLLAPGFFYDQFIWQHLWGPLYADGHQISAACLDPAGRVTATGLDAAGNPRCPAGSTGAKEGYTLVSEGVYGILLAIAVFGIYVHVLRRHRVETGAGFLAALIPFIALGPVARSLEDSSLFAPPYSYLFISPVIYVQISILVLIFMLVGIHVAARHVERPRKAMLLFGATLLAFVSLYGAVTTGDPERFAYLPHPVLMLLFGLLATGLFGLQLQRGASPVNASLFAGGIAFVLPGVFLVTRWITVGQWGPGGAVTLNPAYLGYVLVPAVGITALVFLAGRLLSKRRAHVLPYAVGVNAALVFAHMLDAFATFFAVCSSNSPSAPCHGASGFGLNLIGYGEKHPVSNFLLTFGDGWGFPIIKFLMILVVIHVIDSELKQDLGHDENMAGLVKLAVFILGFAPGTRDVLRVVMGI; this is translated from the coding sequence GTGCGCGAAACCCCCGAAGGCTGGCGATCCATCTACGAGCAAAACGCCGCCTTGGTGTGGCTCGCCGTCCTCGCCGTGCCGCTCCTTTTCATCGGCGCAGGTTTTCTCCTTGCGCCTGGCTTCTTCTACGACCAATTCATCTGGCAGCACCTCTGGGGCCCCCTCTACGCCGACGGGCATCAGATCTCCGCCGCCTGCCTCGATCCGGCCGGGCGCGTCACCGCCACGGGGCTTGACGCGGCCGGCAATCCCCGCTGCCCCGCGGGCTCGACGGGCGCCAAGGAGGGCTACACGCTCGTGTCGGAGGGCGTTTATGGGATCCTACTCGCCATCGCCGTTTTCGGCATCTACGTCCACGTGCTGCGCCGCCACCGGGTCGAAACGGGTGCTGGGTTCCTGGCCGCGCTCATCCCCTTCATCGCGCTGGGCCCCGTCGCCCGCAGCCTCGAGGATTCAAGCCTCTTTGCCCCCCCTTATTCCTACCTCTTCATCTCGCCCGTGATCTACGTCCAGATCTCAATCCTGGTCCTCATCTTCATGCTCGTGGGGATCCACGTGGCGGCGCGTCACGTCGAGCGGCCGCGTAAGGCCATGTTGCTCTTCGGGGCGACCCTGTTGGCGTTCGTGAGCCTCTACGGGGCCGTCACCACGGGGGACCCCGAAAGATTCGCGTACCTCCCGCACCCGGTCCTGATGCTGCTTTTTGGGCTGCTAGCGACGGGCCTCTTCGGCCTTCAACTCCAGCGTGGGGCTTCCCCCGTGAACGCGAGTCTTTTCGCGGGTGGCATCGCCTTCGTCCTTCCGGGCGTCTTCCTGGTGACGCGCTGGATAACCGTAGGCCAGTGGGGCCCTGGCGGCGCCGTGACGCTCAACCCGGCGTACCTTGGCTACGTGCTCGTCCCGGCCGTCGGCATCACGGCGCTCGTTTTCCTCGCCGGCCGCCTCCTCTCGAAGAGGAGGGCGCATGTTCTCCCCTACGCGGTCGGCGTGAACGCGGCACTTGTCTTCGCGCACATGCTGGACGCGTTCGCGACTTTTTTCGCGGTATGTTCGAGTAACTCGCCAAGCGCCCCGTGCCATGGCGCTTCGGGCTTCGGGCTGAACCTCATCGGTTACGGCGAAAAGCACCCGGTCAGCAACTTCCTCTTGACGTTCGGGGACGGTTGGGGCTTCCCCATCATCAAGTTCCTCATGATCCTCGTGGTCATCCACGTCATCGATTCGGAGCTCAAGCAGGATCTTGGCCACGACGAGAACATGGCCGGCCTCGTGAAACTCGCCGTCTTCATCCTTGGGTTCGCGCCGGGGACGAGGGACGTGCTTCGCGTGGTAATGGGGATTTAG
- a CDS encoding alpha/beta fold hydrolase: MRTAIAILLLVQASVGCLVQERHCDASQAPVPSEGSVTFAGSDGFRLVGTMSKVSGAMTAVVMMHGVNEDRRSFNATAERLVAEGFTVFAYDQRGSGESKIRNGCVVEWESLTTPEIGGLVDDARLAAAFTVGASDARAVVYVGASIGANAALNAAVYTGFAKGAALLSPGIDYRGIRADAAMTVVPAGVSILMQVAMNDTYSNQSAAFLANEAGNKATLSVYSGGDHGTALLGRKDAVDDLVSWLKTVAEK; the protein is encoded by the coding sequence ATGAGAACCGCGATCGCGATCCTCCTCCTCGTCCAGGCAAGCGTGGGTTGTCTCGTGCAGGAAAGGCATTGCGACGCGTCGCAGGCCCCCGTGCCGTCGGAGGGAAGCGTCACGTTCGCCGGGAGCGACGGGTTCCGCCTAGTGGGGACGATGTCGAAGGTATCGGGCGCGATGACCGCCGTCGTCATGATGCACGGCGTCAACGAGGATCGCCGCTCCTTCAACGCGACGGCGGAGCGCCTGGTCGCTGAGGGCTTCACCGTTTTCGCTTACGATCAACGCGGGTCTGGGGAAAGCAAGATCCGCAACGGGTGCGTCGTCGAATGGGAGAGCCTCACGACCCCGGAGATCGGCGGCCTCGTCGATGACGCGCGCCTTGCCGCGGCCTTCACGGTCGGCGCAAGCGACGCGCGCGCCGTGGTCTACGTGGGCGCGAGCATCGGCGCGAACGCCGCCTTGAACGCCGCCGTCTACACGGGCTTTGCCAAGGGTGCGGCACTTCTTAGTCCCGGGATCGATTACCGGGGGATCCGGGCCGATGCCGCGATGACGGTCGTCCCCGCCGGGGTCTCGATACTCATGCAAGTGGCCATGAACGACACGTACTCGAACCAGAGTGCTGCGTTCCTCGCGAACGAGGCGGGCAACAAGGCGACGCTCTCCGTCTACAGCGGCGGCGACCACGGCACCGCCCTCTTGGGACGAAAGGACGCGGTCGATGACCTCGTCTCGTGGTTGAAGACGGTCGCCGAAAAGTGA